The Pseudophaeobacter arcticus DSM 23566 genome includes a region encoding these proteins:
- a CDS encoding hydroxymethylglutaryl-CoA reductase, degradative has translation MTVSATTTPSVVNSRIEGMRDMEPAERRDAIALAAGLDALPKAALSDDNALPIAVANGMIENVIGTFELPLGVATNFVVNGKDYLVPMVVEEPSVVAAASYMAKIARTGGGFKVSSTTPIMRAQVQVIGLDDPFGARAALLAHRNALIEKANSKDTVLTGLGGGCKDIEVHVFPSSAIGPMVVMHLLVDVRDAMGANTVNTMAEMLAPRVEEITGGTVRLRILSNLADKRMVTANVRIPTDALTTKTLSGAQVARGIVEACELAIIDPYRAATHNKGIMNGIDPVVVATGNDWRAIEAGAHAYAARNGHYTSLSRWELSRDGALVGTLELPMAMGIVGGATRTHPAAQAALKLMGVTSAQELAEVTVAVGLAQNMAALRALATEGIQRGHMTLHARNIAITAGAQRSDVDRVAKAIVEAGDVTVACAKQMLEGI, from the coding sequence ATGACTGTTAGCGCGACGACCACCCCGTCTGTTGTGAATTCACGGATTGAGGGCATGCGGGATATGGAGCCTGCTGAACGACGCGATGCCATTGCACTCGCTGCGGGGCTTGATGCCCTCCCCAAAGCCGCGCTTTCAGACGACAATGCACTTCCGATAGCGGTGGCAAACGGGATGATCGAGAACGTCATCGGCACGTTTGAGCTGCCACTTGGGGTGGCTACAAATTTTGTCGTGAACGGCAAGGACTATCTGGTTCCTATGGTGGTTGAGGAGCCTTCTGTCGTTGCTGCCGCGTCCTATATGGCCAAAATTGCGCGGACGGGTGGCGGGTTTAAGGTGAGTTCCACCACGCCAATCATGCGGGCGCAGGTTCAGGTTATTGGTCTGGATGATCCGTTCGGGGCGCGGGCGGCCTTGCTGGCACACCGGAACGCGTTGATTGAAAAAGCCAATTCGAAAGACACCGTGCTGACGGGGCTTGGCGGGGGCTGCAAAGATATCGAGGTTCATGTCTTCCCCAGTTCGGCCATCGGTCCGATGGTGGTCATGCATCTCTTGGTGGATGTACGCGATGCGATGGGGGCCAACACGGTCAACACCATGGCGGAAATGCTGGCGCCACGGGTCGAAGAAATCACAGGCGGAACGGTGCGCTTGCGCATTTTGTCCAACTTGGCCGACAAACGTATGGTGACCGCAAATGTGCGTATTCCAACGGATGCCCTGACGACAAAAACACTGAGCGGGGCACAGGTTGCACGGGGCATCGTCGAGGCCTGCGAACTGGCGATCATTGATCCCTATCGCGCCGCAACCCACAACAAAGGCATTATGAATGGCATTGACCCCGTTGTCGTTGCCACCGGTAACGACTGGCGCGCGATCGAAGCCGGCGCCCATGCCTATGCGGCCCGCAACGGCCATTACACGTCACTCAGTCGCTGGGAACTCTCCAGGGATGGGGCGCTGGTCGGCACACTTGAGTTGCCGATGGCGATGGGGATTGTTGGTGGAGCAACCCGCACCCATCCGGCCGCACAGGCTGCGCTCAAACTGATGGGGGTCACCAGCGCACAAGAGCTTGCTGAAGTGACCGTGGCCGTTGGTTTGGCGCAAAACATGGCCGCGCTTCGTGCGCTTGCGACCGAGGGCATTCAGCGAGGCCATATGACTTTGCACGCCCGCAATATCGCCATTACCGCAGGCGCTCAGAGGAGTGATGTCGACCGAGTGGCCAAAGCCATCGTCGAGGCGGGGGATGTTACTGTCGCCTGCGCCAAACAGATGCTGGAGGGCATCTAA
- a CDS encoding aminotransferase-like domain-containing protein, protein MTQTKTDRIYRTLHDRIKSGELAEETKLMSLRRAAEQYGASKNIMVAVYDQLVANGLVYARQGAGFFVAHGVATTAEPANLREARDSVSLLHAQLDRPYKVLVGDGRPPESWLLSSAPSVTLASGEGGYGAPHGLLALREYIAASHGAAGIHVQPDQIVTTFGANHALDLVIRRFCRSGETVLVDDPGYYPLFAKLKLAGVNVIGVPRGPLGPDCAALQVAADRYQPRLFFTQSLAQNPTGCSIDLSTAQTVLQIADRHNILIIDDDPFIDLPGVSGTRLASLDLFHRVIQIGTFAKLLTPTLRSGYIIADPEISHSLAELKMILTVNSSIHTERLIADIMRTRRYEKQCARLAKKLKQEREIGIEQLTKIGFGIAPEQAEGLYGWLPLPEGASDIDVAQKAAEIGVFLAPGALFRIDGNTDSPALRLNWSRVNDSRFYSFLRLTL, encoded by the coding sequence ATGACACAGACAAAGACAGATCGCATCTACAGAACCCTGCACGACAGGATTAAGTCGGGGGAACTCGCTGAAGAGACAAAACTGATGTCGCTTCGCCGTGCGGCTGAGCAGTACGGCGCATCAAAAAATATTATGGTCGCCGTTTACGACCAGCTGGTGGCCAACGGCCTTGTGTACGCGCGCCAGGGTGCAGGCTTTTTCGTCGCCCATGGCGTGGCAACGACAGCGGAACCCGCCAATCTGCGTGAGGCGCGCGACAGCGTATCCTTGCTCCATGCTCAGCTGGATCGCCCCTACAAAGTGCTCGTTGGGGATGGCCGCCCCCCGGAAAGCTGGCTGTTGAGCTCAGCCCCCTCTGTCACACTTGCATCGGGCGAAGGCGGATATGGCGCACCGCACGGATTGCTTGCTCTGCGCGAATACATTGCGGCCTCTCATGGCGCTGCGGGCATCCATGTCCAGCCCGATCAAATTGTGACAACCTTTGGCGCGAACCATGCGCTTGATCTCGTGATCCGCCGCTTTTGCCGCTCTGGTGAAACAGTGTTGGTCGATGATCCGGGGTATTACCCCCTTTTTGCCAAGCTAAAACTGGCGGGCGTGAATGTCATTGGTGTTCCGCGCGGACCACTAGGCCCCGACTGCGCCGCCCTTCAGGTCGCGGCTGATCGCTATCAACCCCGCCTATTCTTCACCCAATCTCTTGCACAAAACCCGACAGGTTGTTCGATTGACCTATCGACCGCCCAAACCGTTTTACAAATTGCGGACCGTCACAACATACTTATCATTGACGACGACCCTTTCATAGATTTGCCTGGCGTATCCGGGACACGTCTTGCCTCATTGGATCTCTTTCACAGGGTTATTCAGATCGGCACCTTTGCCAAACTTCTCACGCCAACTTTGCGCTCCGGCTACATCATTGCCGATCCCGAAATTTCTCACAGCCTCGCTGAGCTCAAGATGATTTTAACCGTCAACAGTTCAATTCACACCGAACGCCTGATCGCAGACATCATGCGTACACGGCGGTATGAAAAGCAATGCGCCCGTCTTGCAAAGAAGTTGAAGCAGGAGCGCGAAATCGGGATCGAGCAACTGACAAAAATCGGGTTTGGGATTGCGCCCGAACAGGCCGAGGGGCTTTACGGATGGCTTCCACTACCTGAGGGTGCATCAGACATAGATGTTGCTCAAAAAGCTGCAGAGATCGGGGTATTCCTTGCTCCGGGGGCTCTTTTCAGAATTGATGGAAATACCGATAGCCCAGCACTTAGGCTCAATTGGAGCCGTGTAAATGACAGTCGCTTTTATTCTTTCTTGCGCTTGACGTTGTGA
- a CDS encoding TetR/AcrR family transcriptional regulator, with product MNRTEAAKNRERVVQTASEMFRKDGYDGTGIAALMKASGLTNGAFYKQFASKEALIAEATAHGLGENEAHWQKVLEQAEGDPLQAITDWYLSEPHLSHRGLGCTYATLATEAPRHEEDVQKAFDQSIRRTLSLLSGAAETGGTSDGAGEGEREDAAIRHLSRLVGALILARAVADSTLADRIVAANKSPD from the coding sequence ATGAACCGTACAGAAGCCGCGAAAAACCGGGAACGGGTGGTGCAGACCGCCAGCGAGATGTTTCGCAAGGATGGTTATGATGGCACCGGTATTGCTGCGCTGATGAAGGCATCCGGGCTGACCAACGGTGCCTTTTACAAGCAGTTTGCCAGCAAGGAGGCTTTGATCGCCGAGGCAACGGCCCATGGGCTGGGCGAAAACGAAGCCCATTGGCAGAAGGTGCTGGAACAGGCCGAGGGTGACCCTTTGCAAGCTATCACCGATTGGTACCTGTCAGAGCCGCACCTGTCGCATCGGGGGCTTGGATGCACCTACGCAACCTTGGCCACTGAGGCACCCCGCCACGAGGAAGACGTCCAAAAAGCCTTTGATCAGAGCATTCGGCGCACCCTGTCGCTATTGTCGGGTGCAGCTGAAACGGGCGGCACCAGTGATGGCGCCGGAGAGGGGGAGAGAGAGGACGCTGCAATCAGGCATCTCAGTCGGCTGGTTGGCGCATTGATACTTGCACGGGCAGTCGCTGATAGCACTCTGGCCGACCGCATAGTGGCCGCCAACAAGTCGCCGGACTAG
- a CDS encoding acetyl-CoA C-acyltransferase translates to MSATVSDHIIVAAARRTPLGSFMGAFGGLPATELGATAIRAALADAGIGGDQVSEVLMGCVLSAGLGQAPARQAARGAGLPDATGATTVNKVCGSGMKAIMLGHDLLRAGSARIVMTGGMEAMSSAPFVLPNMRAGHKVGSAQVIDHMMNDGLEDAYDRGRPMGQFGEAAAERYGFTREAQDAYATETLDRARTAVESGAFDSECTPVTLQTRKGTRTVERDERPLQIDPQKIPSLRSAFGERGTITAASASANADGAAALVLTTAAIAAEQDMPVMGRILGHASHAQDPAWFTTAPIPAIRKLLTQVGWSVDQVDLFEINEAFAVVAMAAAQEIGIARDRLNVNGGACALGHPIGATGARIVVTLLHALRARGLQRGIACLCIGGGEATAIAVEIVQ, encoded by the coding sequence ATGTCAGCCACAGTATCGGACCACATCATTGTCGCGGCGGCGCGGCGTACACCGCTGGGCAGTTTCATGGGCGCATTTGGCGGCCTGCCCGCCACCGAACTGGGGGCAACAGCGATCCGTGCTGCGCTGGCGGATGCGGGCATTGGCGGCGATCAGGTCTCGGAGGTTCTGATGGGCTGCGTGTTGTCGGCGGGCCTGGGGCAGGCACCGGCCCGTCAGGCGGCGCGCGGCGCGGGATTGCCCGATGCCACCGGTGCCACCACCGTGAACAAGGTCTGCGGATCGGGGATGAAGGCAATCATGCTGGGCCATGACCTGCTCCGCGCCGGCAGCGCCCGGATCGTCATGACAGGCGGGATGGAAGCCATGTCCTCGGCCCCATTTGTGCTGCCCAACATGCGCGCCGGGCATAAGGTCGGCTCGGCCCAGGTCATCGACCACATGATGAACGACGGGTTGGAGGACGCCTATGACAGAGGCCGCCCGATGGGCCAGTTCGGCGAGGCCGCAGCTGAACGCTATGGGTTCACCCGCGAGGCGCAGGATGCCTATGCCACCGAAACCCTGGACCGGGCCCGTACCGCCGTTGAATCCGGCGCCTTTGATTCCGAATGCACCCCCGTCACCCTGCAAACCCGCAAGGGCACGCGGACTGTCGAACGCGACGAACGGCCCCTGCAGATCGACCCGCAAAAGATCCCATCCCTGCGCAGCGCTTTTGGCGAGAGGGGCACCATCACGGCGGCCAGCGCCTCGGCCAATGCGGATGGTGCAGCGGCGCTGGTGCTGACCACAGCCGCCATTGCGGCAGAACAAGACATGCCGGTGATGGGGCGCATCCTGGGCCATGCCTCCCATGCGCAGGACCCAGCCTGGTTCACCACAGCGCCGATCCCGGCGATCCGCAAGCTGCTGACGCAGGTGGGATGGAGTGTGGATCAGGTCGATCTTTTCGAAATCAACGAAGCCTTTGCGGTTGTCGCCATGGCCGCCGCACAGGAAATCGGTATTGCGCGCGACCGTCTCAACGTGAACGGCGGCGCTTGCGCCTTGGGTCATCCGATCGGCGCCACCGGGGCACGCATCGTGGTGACGCTGTTACATGCGCTGCGGGCGCGTGGGCTACAGCGCGGCATTGCCTGCCTGTGCATTGGTGGCGGCGAAGCCACCGCCATCGCCGTGGAGATTGTGCAATGA